A genomic segment from Gavia stellata isolate bGavSte3 chromosome 4, bGavSte3.hap2, whole genome shotgun sequence encodes:
- the LOC132316965 gene encoding probable G-protein coupled receptor 19, producing the protein MLAHSMANSSAPLVLPTLLLLLQNKSFPEASISPAGYEMAESPPGPGSSRDHPVLQYEPRPGEIAAAGTVLGALWLISVFGNSLVCLVIHRSRRTQSTTNYFVVSMACADLLSSVASVPFVLLQFAYGRWVLGNVMCKLVRYVQYLAPGVQIYVLLSICLDRFYTIVYPLTFKVSRERAKKMILACWLFDALLASPAFFFYGSNSDDHCNFFLPDSWEGAIYGIVHLCVVFFVPAILIILFYWKVFKYIWRIGTDGRAVRRTTNIVPRRKVKTIKMFLMLNVDFLLSWLPFYVAQLWHPQETDYRMSSVVFLAVTCISFSSSASKPTLYSIYNANFRRGLKETFCMSAMKYYRSNAYTITTSSCIAKKNHVGIADEAAPTKPVTKDSIYDAFNREAKEKKLAWPIQSNPPNTFV; encoded by the coding sequence ATGTTGGCCCACAGCATGGCTAACAGCAGCGCTCCTTTGGTTCTCCCTACCttactgctcctgctgcagaacAAGAGCTTCCCCGAAGCCTCCATCTCTCCGGCTGGCTACGAGATGGCGGAGTCACCCCCGGGACCCGGCTCAAGCAGGGACCACCCTGTCTTGCAGTATGAGCCGAGGCCGGGGGAAATTGCAGCAGCCGGCACCGTTTTGGGAGCGCTGTGGCTGATTTCCGTCTTTGGCAACTCTCTCGTTTGCTTAGTGATCCACAGGAGCAGGAGGACACAATCCACAACCAACTATTTTGTGGTCTCCATGGCTTGTGCAGACCTTCTCAGCAGCGTCGCGAGCGTGCCCTTCGTGCTGCTCCAGTTTGCCTAcggcaggtgggtgctggggaacGTGATGTGCAAGCTGGTCAGGTACGTACAGTACCTCGCCCCTGGAGTCCAGATCTACGTGCTCCTCTCTATCTGCCTGGATCGATTCTACACAATCGTCTACCCCCTGACCTTCAAAGTGTCGAGGGAGAGAGCCAAGAAGATGATTCTGGCCTGCTGGCTCTTTGATGCTCTCTTGGCGTCACCGGCTTTCTTCTTCTACGGCTCCAACAGCGACGACCACTGCAACTTTTTCCTCCCTGATTCTTGGGAAGGAGCCATCTACGGTATCGTCCACCTCTGCGTGGTGTTCTTCGTCCCAGCCATCCTCATCATCCTCTTCTACTGGAAGGTCTTCAAGTACATTTGGAGGATAGGCACCGATGGTAGGGCTGTCAGGAGGACGACGAATATTGTCCcaagaagaaaagtgaaaaccATCAAGATGTTCTTAATGCTAAACGTGGACTTTCTCCTGTCCTGGCTCCCTTTTTACGTGGCGCAGCTGTGGCACCCGCAGGAAACAGACTACAGAATGAGCTCCGTGGTTTTCCTGGCCGTCACCtgcatctctttcagttcgtCAGCCTCTAAGCCCACCCTCTACTCCATCTATAATGCCAACTTCAGAAGAGGgctgaaagaaacattttgcatgTCCGCCATGAAATACTACAGAAGCAACGCCTACACCATCACCACCAGTTCCTGCATAGCCAAGAAAAATCACGTTGGCATCGCAGATGAAGCAGCTCCGACCAAACCTGTCACCAAGGACTCCATCTATGACGCTTTTAAcagggaagcaaaagaaaaaaagcttgccTGGCCTATTCAGTCCAATCCTCCAAATACATTTGTCTAG
- the LOC132316967 gene encoding probable G-protein coupled receptor 19 — MLAHSMANSSAPLVLPTLLLLLQNKSFPEASISPAGYEMAESPPGPGSSRDHPVLQYEPRPGEIAAAGTVLGALWLISVFGNSLVCLVIHRSRRTQSTTNYFVVSMACADLLSSVASVPFVLLQFAYGRWVLGNVMCKLVRYVQYLAPGVQIYVLLSICLDRFYTIVYPLTFKVSRERAKKMILACWLFDALLASPAFFFYGSNSDDHCNFFLPDSWEGAIYGIVHLCVVFFIPAILIILFYWKVFKYIWRIGTDGRAVRRTTNIVPRAKVKTIKMFLMLNVDFLLSWLPFYVAQLWHPQETDYRMSSVVFLAITCISFSSSASKPTLYSIYNANFRRGLKETFCMSAMKYYRSNTYTITTSSCIAKKNHVGIADEAAPAKPVTKDSIYDAFNREAKEKKLAWPIQSNPPNTFV; from the coding sequence ATGTTGGCCCACAGCATGGCTAACAGCAGCGCTCCTTTGGTTCTCCCTACCttactgctcctgctgcagaacAAGAGCTTCCCCGAAGCCTCCATCTCTCCGGCTGGCTACGAGATGGCGGAGTCACCCCCGGGACCCGGCTCAAGCAGGGACCACCCTGTCTTGCAGTATGAGCCGAGGCCGGGGGAAATTGCAGCAGCCGGCACCGTTTTGGGAGCGCTGTGGCTGATTTCCGTCTTTGGCAACTCTCTCGTTTGCTTAGTGATCCACAGGAGCAGGAGGACACAATCCACAACCAACTATTTTGTGGTCTCCATGGCTTGTGCAGACCTTCTCAGCAGCGTCGCGAGCGTGCCCTTCGTGCTGCTCCAGTTTGCCTAcggcaggtgggtgctggggaacGTGATGTGCAAGCTGGTCAGGTACGTACAGTACCTCGCCCCTGGAGTCCAGATCTACGTGCTCCTCTCTATCTGCCTGGACCGATTCTACACGATCGTCTACCCCCTGACCTTCAAAGTGTCGAGGGAGAGAGCCAAGAAGATGATTCTGGCCTGCTGGCTCTTTGATGCTCTCTTGGCGTCACCGGCTTTCTTCTTCTACGGCTCCAACAGCGACGACCACTGCAACTTTTTCCTCCCTGATTCTTGGGAAGGAGCCATCTACGGTATCGTCCACCTCTGCGTGGTGTTCTTCATCCCAGCCATCCTCATCATCCTCTTCTACTGGAAGGTCTTCAAGTACATTTGGAGGATAGGCACCGACGGTAGGGCTGTCAGGAGGACGACGAATATTGTCCCAAGAGCAAAAGTGAAAACCATCAAGATGTTCTTAATGCTAAACGTGGACTTTCTCCTGTCCTGGCTCCCTTTTTACGTGGCGCAGCTGTGGCACCCGCAGGAAACAGACTACAGAATGAGCTCCGTGGTTTTCCTGGCCATCACCtgcatctctttcagttcgtCAGCCTCTAAGCCCACCCTCTACTCCATCTATAATGCCAACTTCAGAAGAGGgctgaaagaaacattttgcatgTCCGCCATGAAATACTACAGAAGCAACACCTACACCATCACCACCAGTTCCTGCATAGCCAAGAAAAATCACGTTGGCATCGCAGATGAAGCAGCTCCGGCCAAACCTGTCACCAAGGACTCCATCTATGACGCTTTtaacagagaagcaaaagaaaaaaagcttgccTGGCCTATTCAGTCCAATCCTCCAAATACATTTGTCTAG
- the CREBL2 gene encoding cAMP-responsive element-binding protein-like 2: protein MDDSKVVGGKVKKPGKRGRKPAKIDLKAKLERSRQSARECRARKKLRYQYLEELVSSRERAICALREELEMYKQWCMAMDQGKIPSEIKALLTGEEQGKAQQNSIKLAKAGKTEANSSNP, encoded by the exons ATGGATGACAGCAAG GTGGTTGGAGGCAAGGTAAAGAAACCAGGCAAGCGAGGCCGTAAACCAGCCAAAATAGACTTGAAGGCAAAGCTTGAAAGAAGTCGTCAGAGTGCAAGAGAGTGCAGAGCCAGGAAGAAGCTGAGGTACCAGTACCTGGAAGAGCTGGTTTCAAGCAGAGAGCGAGCCATCTGCGCTCTTAGAGAAGAGCTTGAAATG TACAAGCAGTGGTGCATGGCGATGGACCAAGGGAAAATCCCCTCTGAAATAAAAGCCCTGCTaacaggagaggagcagggcaaagcacagcagaactCAATCAAACTTGCCAAGGCTGGGAAGACagaagcaaacagcagcaatCCCT GA